The Rhizobium rhododendri nucleotide sequence CCTGAATAGCCTGCGCTCCAAGGCAAAACCAACCGACGACCAGCAACTCGGTATAAAGCTCGGCACCTTCACGCTCCGACCGTCGGTGAACCAGTCCTACAATGTCGAGACCAACAAGGGCGGCGGCACCAACGATCACCGAACTTACCTGCAATCGGATTTCGAGAACACGCTGACATCGGACTGGGATCGCCACCAGCTGACGATCACCGGCAACGGCATCTGGCAGCGCAATGTCAGCGGCACCGGCGAGGAGCAGCCAAGCATCAATCTCGGCGCCGACCTGCGCCTCGATCTTGCCGAGCAGACCACGGCCCACCTGACAGGCGGATACAAGTTTTTCCGCGAGGACACCGACGATCCCAACGCGCTGAGCGGCGCGACAAAGCAATCCAACGTCAACGAGTACGATCTCGGCGCGTCGATAGAGCGTGATTTCGGCCTGCTGCGCGGCACGACCGCAGTGACCCTCGCCCGCACCGTCTATTCGGATGCTACTCTGGCGGATGGCACGCTGGTGTCGCTCAGCGATCGCAACCAGACGGCTGGCACATGGCGCGGTCGGATCGGCTATGAGCTGTCTCCCGCCCTCATCCCGTTTCTCGAGGTCCAGGTTGGCAAGGCGCTCTATGACGACAAGCGCGACAGCGCCGGCTATGAACGCTCGAACAGCAGCTATGGCGCAAAGGCTGGCGTACAGCTCGATCTTGGCGAAAAGCTGAGGGGCGAACTTGGGATAGGCTACCAGCACACCGGCTTCGACGATGCGCGGCTTGCGTCAATCGATTCGCCGACCGTGGATGGCAGCATCGCCTGGTCGCCGCAACGAGGCACGGATGTCAGCCTCGGTTTTGCGACAACGGTGCAGCCTTCGACCACCGCCGGCGAGAGCGGCTATGTCGCCTATCAGCTCACCGGCACGGTAGCCCATCAGATCCGCGACACCGTCACCGGCAAGATTACCGGCGGCACCACATGGCGCAATTATACGGATGGCAGCACCACCAGAGACCAGCAGGTCTATGATGCGGCCCTCGGCTTGACGTGGGGAATAAATCGCTACCTCGATATGACCAGCAATATCGGTTACGAACTGACGACCCAGAACTCTGGCGACGATACGCGCCAATTCCGCGCGGGCCTTGGTCTGACGGTAAAGCGTTAGAAACGCTCGGGAAAGGGAGCCGCCCGCCCCGAAAGGCGAGCAGCGCTTGGTCGTTACTTCAGGGCTGCGAGCAGCGCCTTGAAACCGTCTTCGACAGTCGGACGGATATCGGCACGCGACAGAGCGAAGGCGACGTTGGCGAGGATGAAGCCATCCTTGGCGCCGCAGTCGTAGGTTTCACCCTTGAAGTGGTAGCCAGCGAAATCTTGCTGCTTGGCAAGCTTTAGCATGCCGTCGGTCAGCTGGATCTCATTGCCGGAGCCGCGCTCCTGATGCTCGAGGATGTGGAAGATCTCGGGCTGGAGAATGTACCGGCCGTTGATGAAGAAGTTCGACGGGGCAGAACCCTGCGGCGGCTTCTCGACCATTTCGGTCACCCGGAAACCGTTGCCGATGCTTTCGCCGACGCCGACGATGCCGTATTTATGGGTCTGGTCCGGCGCACATTCCTCGACGCCGATGACGTTGCCGCCGCTCTGCTCGTAGAGTTCGATCATGCTTTTCATGCAGCCGACATCGGATTGCATGACCATGTCGGGCAGCAACAGCGCAAACGGCTCGTCGCCGACGATCTCACGCGCACACCAGACCGCGTGGCCGAGGCCGAGCGGCTCCTGCTGGCGGGTAAAGCTGGCCGTGCCGGCAATCGGCAGCAGGTTGTTGAGCAGCGTCAACTCGGCCTTCTTGTTACGCTGGCGCAGCGTCTGCTCGAGTTCGAACTGAATGTCGAAATAGTCTTCAATGACGTGCTTGCTGCGTCCGGTGACGAAGACAAAATGCTCGATGCCGGCTTCCATCGCCTCGTCTACGACGTACTGGATGACCGGCTTATCGACGACCGTCAGCATTTCCTTCGGTACTGCCTTTGTTGCCGGCAGAAACCGCGTTCCAAGGCCAGCGACCGGAAACACAGCCTTACGTACTTTCTTATGCAGTCCCACACGTACCTCCTGGGCGATCCGCCCGTAGTTGATCAGGCAAACGAAGCCATCGCTAATTTAAAATTGCTACGATTTGGCGAAAGATGACCGCGGCCTCGTTGCATGGTAAAGATTTTGTTGACTTTGTTTGTCTAAACTTAAGCTTGGCCTATGCGGCGCAGTGCCGTTACGAGCCATCATGATGACGGACACGGCTTCTATGACCCAAGCTCGCAAACACTCCTTTTCTAGTCTCTCCCTCGCGGTTGCGCTTGGCGTTTTTGCGGGGCTAGCGCCCCATAACGCCTTTGCAGACACAGGGTTCCGGAAGTGGATTACCGGCTTTTACGACACAGCCGAGAAAAGCGGCATCAGCAAGGCGACCTATCAGAGGGCCTTCGCCGGTGTGAACGACCCGGATCCGACCGTACTGGAAAAAGCCGGCTCTCAAGCCGAGTTCACGACGCAAATTTGGGACTATATGGACTCCCGCGTCAACCCCTATACCGTTGAGGTCGGTCGAAAAATGGCGTCCAAATACGGGACGACGTTGCGCACGATCGAAAAGCAATATGGCGTAGACCGAAACATTCTCCTCGCCATCTGGTCGATGGAATCCAATTACGGCGCAGTTCTGGAGAAGGACGAGCGGCTGCATTACGTGCCCCGCGCCTTGGCGACCCTTGCCTACGCCGACCGCAAGCGGGCCAAATACGCCCGCACGCAGCTGATTGCCGCGCTGAAGATTCTGCAGAGGGGCGAAGTATCGCCGGATAACCTGACGGGCTCCTGGGCCGGTGCCATGGGTCACACGCAGTTCATTCCGACGAGTTACCTTCTCTACGCCGTCGACGAAGACGGCAACGGCCGCCGAGACATCTGGCATTCCGTCCCCGACGCCCTTGCGACATCGGCAAACCTGCTGATGAAGAATGGCTGGCAGACGGGCAAGACATGGGGCTACGAGGTCGTCGTTCCCAAGGGCGGCAGCGCCCAGGCCGGCAAGACCCATACGCTGAAGGAATGGGCGGCGCTCGGTTTCACAAGGCCGGACGGCAAGGCGTTTCGCCTCGCGACCGATCGTGCCCAGCTGAAAATGCCGGGCGGCGCCAACGGTCCGGGCTTCCTGATGACCAACAACTTTTTCACCATCAAGCGCTACAACGCCGCCGACAGCTACGCCATCGCCGTTGGTATGCTGGCCGACGAGATCGCCGGCTATGGCGGCATGCGCCAATCCTGGCCCCGGCCATCCGGCGCCCTCAACGTCAAGGAGAAGTTCGAACTCCAGACGCGACTGAAATCGCTCGGTTATTACGACGGCATCGTCGACGGCAATTTCGGTTCCGGCTCGAAGGCAGCCATCGCGGCAGTCCAGGGGCGGCTGGGGCTCGGCGCCGATGGCGAACCTTCGATGGAATTGTTGAAGGCATTGCGCCGCTAGCACCCGCCGTGCCGTTCGGCCAATGTCGGCCAATATCCCGGAGACGAGCAGGATGCGATCCCGGATGATCCAATCGCTGAAGACGGCAAGAAAAGCCGCGAGGCTGCTTGTTGCGGCGTTCGCGGCGGGCTGCCTTGTGCTTGTCACGGTTATTCCGGCAGGCGCCCAGCAACGCTACGAGCGCCGTACGCTCATGGATTTGCTCTTTGGCCGGCAAGCTGCGCCAGAACGCCAGCCCCGGTATGACGAGTATCCTTCACCTCCCCGCCGCCAGCCCCGACCTCCGAAGAGGGCCTCGCCGCCCGTCGCTAAAGCAACGACCGCAAAGCCCGACACGGCGCAGCCGACCGCCAAGCTCGACTCCGCAAAGACCGTGCTCGTGGTCGGCGACTTTCTTGCCACGGGCCTCGGCGACGGCCTACGGGACGCATTTTCCGCCTCCCCTGGCGTGGCCATCCAGACACGCGGCAATATCGCCTCCGGCCTGGTGCGTACCGATTACTACGATTGGCAGGCGCAACTGCCGAAGATGCTGGATGCCTTGAAGCCGGCCGTTGTGGTCGTCACCATCGGCGCAAACGATCGCCAGCAGATGATCGCCCCTGGCCTCAACGAGAAATTCGGCAGCGATACCTGGTTGCTGGCCTACGAGGAACGGGTGCAGGCCTTTGCAAAGCTCGTTGCCACGCGGCATATCCCGCTCATCTGGGTTGGCCTGCCACCTTTTGGTTCCGACGACATGACCGCCGATGTCGTCAGGCTTAACCAGATCTACCAGAGCCAGGTGGAAAGCACAGGCGGCGAGTTCGTCGATCTCTGGGGTGGTTTTACCGATGAAGACGGCAAGTTCATCGTCACCGGCTCCGACATCAACGGCCAGCAGGTGCGCCTGCGCACTGCCGATGGCGTCAATATGACCGATGCCGGCCGGCGCAAGATGGCCTTCTACGCCGAAAAGCCGATCCGCAGGCTGCTCGGAGATCAGGCAAGCCCCGATATCGTGCGCCTCGACACCGATACGACGATCAATCCGGCTACGATGCCCGAGAAGGAAACGGCTGCGCCGGAAACCCGCACCCCTCCCATCAGCCTTTCCGATCCCGAACTCGATGGCGGATCGGTGCTTCTCGGAAATGCGGGCCCGTCTACATCTGGCCCGCCGTCGCCCCGCGACCTGCTCGTCGAGAAAGGCGAAATCGCCCCCGCGCCTGCAGGCCGCGTCGACGATTACAGGTTGCCGGACGCGACAAAGCCCTGATTGCGTCAAAGTTTACGTTTTAGAGCGTCCGGCCAGCGCCACGAGACACGCCTCGAAGGCTGTGAGGTCCGAGTAGAGCCGGCCAGCATCGGCTGCATGCAAGGCAATGTGTCCCCCGCGACGCTCGATGCCACCATGCAGCATCAGGTTTTCGATCATCTCGAAATCCTCCAGAGACATCCCGTCCGGGCCGCGCTTGCGTCCATCGGCCCCTTCGCTGACGTCACCGCCATAGTAATCGCTGGTTCTCGCAAAATGGTTGGCGGTGATGTTTGTGTAGGCGGCAACCAGCTTTCCCTGCGCACACATGTAGCCGAGTTCGAAGGCCGTGCCGACATCGGCGGCAATGCCGCGAAACGGCGTCAGGTTGGCAATCACACCATCCGCACGGTTCATCATGTCCTCGTCGACAGCGCTGATCTTCAGGCCGAATTCATGGCGGGTCGGCGCCGGCTCGATCGAGATATCGCCGGGGCAGATCGGTTCGAAACCGTAGGCGCGGGTCATCTCCGCCTTGGCATCGAGGATTTCGCGGGCGTTGGGAAGGAAAACCTCCGGCCCCGCAAGGTAGAGTTTCAAAGCCATGGCCGGGTTTCCGCTAAAGGGCTGACAAAGAAAAACAGCCCGGCGAACCGGGCTGCCAGGGAGGCGATGTATCAGGCCGGAAGCACCGTGCTTCCCATCAGCGCCTCGTCGATGGCGCGTGCCGCCTGGCGGCCTTCGCGGATGGCCCAGACGACCAGCGACTGGCCGCGGCGCACGTCGCCGGCCGTCCAGAGCTTGTCGACCGAGGTCCGGTAGTCCTTGTCGTTGGCAACGACGTTGGTCGATCCGCGACGGTCGGTATTGACCGTCATCTTGCCTTCCATCTCCTTCAGCACGCCGTCCGCGAACGGACCCCGGAAACCGATGGCGATAAAGGCGAGATCGGCGCGGATCACGAATTCAGTTCCGGCGATCGGCTTGCGCTTGTCATCGACTTCGCAGCACTTGACGCCGGTGAGAACACCGTCCTCGCCGATGAATTCCAGTGTCGCCACCTGGAACTCGCGAACCGCACCCTCTGCCTGCGAAGATGACGTACGCATTTTGGTAGCCCAGAACGGCCAGACGGCGAGCTTGTCTTCCTTTTCCGGCGGCTGCGGGCGGATGTCGAGTTGGGTGACGCGGACAGCGCCCTGGCGAAAGGCCGTGCCGACGCAATCCGATGCCGTATCGCCGCCACCGACGACGACGACATGCTTGCCGCCGGCAAGGATCGGATCGGATGGCCAGCCGACACTGTCGATGTTTTCGCGGCCGATGCGGCGGTTCTGCTGCACCAGATACGGCATCGCATCGTGGACGCCGAACAATTCCGTGCCGGGCACGCCGCTTTCGCGCGGCGTTTCAGAGCCACCACAATAGAGCACGGCATCATGCTCGGCGAGCAACTGCTCGACCGGCAGGTCGACGCCGACATTGGCCCCGTAGTGGAAGGTCACACCTTCGCCGGTCATCTGCTCGACGCGGCGGTCGATGAAGTTCTTCTCCATCTTGAAGTCCGGAATGCCGTAGCGCAGCAGGCCGCCGGCCTTGGATTCCCGCTCATAGACATGGACGTCATGGCCAGCACGACCGAGCTGCTGGGCGGCAGCAAGGCCAGCTGGACCCGATCCGATGATCGCGACTTTCTTGCCGGTATGGACCGTGGCCGGCTGCGGCCGGATGAAGCCGAGCTCATAGGCCTTGTCGGCAATCGCCTGTTCGACCGTCTTGATGGCGACCGGCGCATCTTCCAGATTGAGCGTGCAGGCTTCCTCGCAAGGCGCGGGGCAGACGCGGCCGGTGAACTCCGGGAAGTTGTTGGTCGAATGCAGGTTGCGGATCGCCTCTTCCCAGTTGTTGTTATAGACGAGGTCGTTCCAGTCGGGGATCTGGTTGTGCACCGGGCAACCGGTCGGGCCGTGGCAATAGGGGATGCCACAGTCCATGCAGCGGGCGGCCTGTTTCTGGACCTCGGGATCCGACATCGGGATTGTGAATTCGCGGAAATGACGAATACGATCGGACGCCGGCTGGTACTTGCCAACCTGCCGGTCAATTTCCATAAATCCTGTAACCTTACCCATACCCTAGTCTTCCCTTGCCCTCATGACTGCGTTTAGAGCAGCCAGTTTTCAACCTTTAATCCCGGCACGCGGGAAAATTCTCGCTCGTTGTTCGTCACCAGCACCGCATCTAGCGCCAGGGCGTGGGCCGCGATCCAAAGATCGTTATGCCCGATGTTTTTTCCTTGTCGCAAGGCCAGTCTCACCTCAGCATAGCGCTTATCGCACGGCATGCTCAGTGACGCGACATAGAGCCGCCGCGTGATCGCAAAGACCTTTTTTGACAGCAGTTGAGAACCGCTTTTTTGTACGCCGTAACAGATCTCACCGTAGCTGATGATACTGATGAGCACGTTCTCCTCGCCCACCTCGATCATCTTTTCCAGCACCTTCCCCCGGGGATCACGTACCATCGCCGAAACGATGTTCGTATCGAGCATGAAGGTTGTCAAAGATCCACCTCTCGCAGCGGTTCCTCATCGTCGTGGCCGATGAGGAAGTCCTCGCCATCCCATGCCTCAGCTTGCTGCAGATAGTTGATCAGCCCAGCCGTAACCGCCGTCCTCATCAGGATAGACCCGTCCGGCTGGCGGACTAATATCGCTCGATCTCCCTCGAACTCGAATTCCTTCGGTATGCGCACCGCGCGACTGCGCCCGTTCTTGAAGATGCTGACCGTGACGCCAACGCCCTCGTCTGGCTCATTTACACGTTCGTTCATGTCAAGCTCCTTCGCCGCCATATGCCAACAGCATATCACGACGAAGAAGTTTGGTAAATCACTCCGCCGCGACGCCCATGCGGCTGCGCTCCATCTCCTCCAGCGCCCGGCGATATTCGACCGGCATCACCTTGCGGAACTTCGGACGATATTCCGCCCAGTTGTCGAGGATCAGCTTGGCGCGGGTGGAGCCCGTGTAGTGCAGGTGGTTGGAGATCAGCTGATAGAGCCGCTCCTCGTCGTGGCGGGTCATGTCGCCTGATACGTCGACGCGGCCCTTGTGCATGAGGTCGCCACCGTGGTGGTGCAGCTTTTCGAGCATGTCGTCCTCTTCGGGAACCGGCTCGAGCTCGACCATCGCCATGTTGCAGCGCTTGGCGAAATCGCCGGTCTGGTCGAGCACGTAGGCGACACCGCCCGACATGCCGGCAGCAAAGTTGCGGCCGGTTTCGCCAAGCACGACGACGACGCCGCCGGTCATGTATTCGCAGCCGTGGTCGCCGACGCCTTCAACGACGGCAATCGCGCCCGAGTTGCGCACGGCAAAGCGCTCGCCGGCGATACCGCGGAAGTAGCACTCGCCTTCGGTGGCGCCGTAAAGCACCGTGTTGCCGACGATAATCGACTCCTCGGCGAGGATCCGCGAGTTCTCCGGCGGGCGGATGATGATGCGGCCACCCGAAAGTCCCTTGCCGACATAGTCGTTCCCGTCACCGATCAGGTTGAAGGTGATGCCGTGCGCCAGGAACGCCCCGAACGACTGGCCGGCCGTGCCACGCAGCGTGACGCTGATCGTGTCGTCCTTGAGCCCCTTGTGCCGATAGCGCTTGGCAACTTCGCCCGACAGCATCGCGCCGGTCGAGCGGTCGACGTTCTTGATGCCGACTTCGAATGCGACAGGCGTCTTCGACGTAAGCGCCGGCATGGCCTGCTCGATCAGCTGGCGGTCGAGGATATCGTCGATCGGGTGCTTCTGGCGGGCGGTCCAGTAAGTGTCTTCCTTCGGCGCCTCGACCTTGTGGAAGATGCGCGAGAAATCGAGACCCTCGGCCTTCCAGTGCGCCAGCATCTGGTTCTTCTCGAGCAGTTCCGAAGCGCCGATGATATCGTCGAGCTTGGAGACACCGAGCGAGGCGAGGATTTCGCGTACTTCTTCGGCGACGAAGAAGAAGTAGTTGATGACATGCTCAGGAGCACCCTTGAAGCGCTTGCGCAGAACCGGGTCCTGCGTGGCAACGCCCACCGGACAGGTGTTGAGGTGGCACTTGCGCATCATGATGCAGCCGGCCGCGATCAGCGGCGCGGTGGCAAAGCCGAATTCGTCGGCGCCGAGCAATGCCCCCACGATGACGTCGCGGCCGGTCTTCAGGCCGCCATCGACCTGCAGGGCGACGCGCGAACGCAGGCCGTTCAGCACCAGCGTCTGCTGCGTTTCGGCAAGGCCAATTTCCCAGGGCGAACCGGCATGCTTCAGCGAGGTCAGCGGCGATGCGCCGGTACCGCCGTCGAAGCCGGAGATGGTGATGTGGTCGGCGCGCGCCTTGGCAACGCCGGCGGCAACCGTGCCGACGCCAACTTCCGAGACCAGCTTGACCGAAACATCGGCTTCCGGGTTGACGTTCTTCAGATCGTAGATCAGCTGCGCCAGATCTTCGATCGAATAGATGTCATGGTGCGGCGGCGGCGAGATCAGGCCGACGCCGGGGGTGGAGTGCCGGGTCTTGGCAACCGTTGCATCGACCTTGTGGCCCGGCAACTGGCCGCCCTCGCCGGGCTTTGCACCCTGCGCTACCTTGATCTGCAGCATGTCGGCATTGACCAGATACTCCGCCGTGACGCCGAAGCGGCCGGAGGCGATCTGCTTGATGGCCGAGCGTTCCGGGTTCGGTGAACCGTCACGCAGCGGGAAATAGCGGTCGGACTCTTCGCCGCCTTCGCCGGTGTTCGACTTTCCGCCGATCCGGTTCATGGCGATGGCAAGCGTCGTATGCGCCTCGCGCGAAATCGAGCCGAACGACATGGCACCGGTCGAGAAACGCTTGACGATATCGATGGCCGGCTCGACCTCGTCGATAGAGATCGGCTCGCGGCCGAGCGCTTCGGCACCCTTGATGGTGAACAGGCCACGGATGGTGTTCATCCTGAGGTCGGACTGGTTGACCATTTCCGCAAACTCGCGGTAACGATCCTGCGCATTGCCGCGCACAGCGTGCTGCAGCGACGCAATCGCATCCGGCGACCAGGCATGCGCTTCGCCGCGCATCCGGTAAGCATACTCGCCGCCGATATCCAGCGTCGTTGCGAGGATCGGATCCTTGCCGAAGGCCGCGCGGTGGCGGGAAACGGTTTCCTCGGCGATGGCATCGAGGCCGACGCCTTCGATCATCGTGGCGGTGCCGAAGAAGTACTTATCCACCAGTTCCTGCTGCAGGCCGATGGCATCGAAGATCTGCCCGCCGCAATAGGACTGGTAGGTCGAGATACCCATCTTCGACATTACCTTGAGGATGCCCTTGCCGACAGCCTTGATGAAGCGGGTAACGATTTCGCTGGCGTCGACTTCCTTCGGGAACTCGCCCTTGGCATGCATGTCGAGCAGTGTGTCGAAAGCGAGATAGGGGTTGATCGCCTCGGCGCCATAGCCGGCGAGCAGGCAGAAGTGATGGATCTCGCGCGGCTCGCCGGTTTCGACGACGAGACCAACCGAGGTGCGCAGACCCTTGCGGATCAGATGATGGTGGACGGCCGCCGTTGCCAGCAGCGCCGGGATAGCGATGCGGTCCGGGCCCATCTGCCGGTCGGAGAGCACGATGATGTTGTAGCCGCCCTTGACCGCAGCTTCGGCCCGTTCGCATAGACGCTCGAGCATCTCCTCCATACCGCCGGCGCCGCGCTCGACGTCGTAGGTGAAGTCGAGAGTCTTGGTGTCGAAACGGTCTTCCGTATGCCCGATAGAGCGGATCTTCTCGAGATCGCCATTGGTGAGGATCGGCTGGCGAACTTCCAGCCGCTTCGCCTTGGCAGCACCCTCGTGATCCAGCAAATTCGGACGCGGCCCGATGAAGGAGACGAGGCTCATCACCAGCTCTTCGCGGATCGGATCGATCGGCGGGTTGGTGACCTGGGCGAAGTTCTGCTTGAAATAGGTGTAAAGCAGCTTCGACTTCGACGACATCGCCGAGATAGGCGTATCCGTGCCCATCGAGCCGATTGCTTCCTGGCCCGTTGTTGCCATCGGCGACATCAGGATCTTGGTGTCTTCCAGCGTGTAGCCGAACGCCTGCTGGCGATCGAGCAGCGAAACGTCGCGGCGCAGCGCACGGGGTTCTACAGTGTTCAGCTCCTCGAGGATCAGCTGGGTGCGATCGAGCCACTGGCGATAGGGATGCTTGGTCGCAAGCTCCGACTTCACTTCGTCGTCGGAGACGATGCGACCCTTGTCCATGTCGATCAGCAGCATCTTGCCCGGCTGCAGGCGCCACTTCTGGATGATGTTTTCTTCCGGCACCGGCAGCACGCCGGCCTCCGACGCCATGATGACGCGGTCGTCGTTGGTGACGAGATAGCGTGCCGGACGAAGGCCGTTGCGGTCGAGCGTCGCGCCGATCTGCGTGCCATCGGTGAAGGCAACCGCAGCGGGGCCGTCCCATGGCTCCATCAGGGCGGCATGATATTCGTAGAATGCCTTACGATCCGGCGCCATCGACTGGTTGCCGGCCCAGGCTTCCGGGATCAGCATCATGACGGCATGGGCCATGGAATAGCCGCCGCGAACGAGGAACTCGAGCGCGTTGTCGAAGCAGGCCGTATCGGACTGGCCCTCATAGGAGATCGGCCACAGCTTGGAGATGTCCTCGCCGAACAGCGGCGACGACACGGACGCCTGGCGGGCGGCCATCCAGTTGACGTTGGAGCGCAGAGTGTTGATCTCGCCGTTATGGGCGACCAT carries:
- the galU gene encoding UTP--glucose-1-phosphate uridylyltransferase GalU encodes the protein MGLHKKVRKAVFPVAGLGTRFLPATKAVPKEMLTVVDKPVIQYVVDEAMEAGIEHFVFVTGRSKHVIEDYFDIQFELEQTLRQRNKKAELTLLNNLLPIAGTASFTRQQEPLGLGHAVWCAREIVGDEPFALLLPDMVMQSDVGCMKSMIELYEQSGGNVIGVEECAPDQTHKYGIVGVGESIGNGFRVTEMVEKPPQGSAPSNFFINGRYILQPEIFHILEHQERGSGNEIQLTDGMLKLAKQQDFAGYHFKGETYDCGAKDGFILANVAFALSRADIRPTVEDGFKALLAALK
- a CDS encoding DUF459 domain-containing protein, yielding MIQSLKTARKAARLLVAAFAAGCLVLVTVIPAGAQQRYERRTLMDLLFGRQAAPERQPRYDEYPSPPRRQPRPPKRASPPVAKATTAKPDTAQPTAKLDSAKTVLVVGDFLATGLGDGLRDAFSASPGVAIQTRGNIASGLVRTDYYDWQAQLPKMLDALKPAVVVVTIGANDRQQMIAPGLNEKFGSDTWLLAYEERVQAFAKLVATRHIPLIWVGLPPFGSDDMTADVVRLNQIYQSQVESTGGEFVDLWGGFTDEDGKFIVTGSDINGQQVRLRTADGVNMTDAGRRKMAFYAEKPIRRLLGDQASPDIVRLDTDTTINPATMPEKETAAPETRTPPISLSDPELDGGSVLLGNAGPSTSGPPSPRDLLVEKGEIAPAPAGRVDDYRLPDATKP
- a CDS encoding type II toxin-antitoxin system VapC family toxin gives rise to the protein MLDTNIVSAMVRDPRGKVLEKMIEVGEENVLISIISYGEICYGVQKSGSQLLSKKVFAITRRLYVASLSMPCDKRYAEVRLALRQGKNIGHNDLWIAAHALALDAVLVTNNEREFSRVPGLKVENWLL
- a CDS encoding glutamate synthase subunit beta, with translation MGKVTGFMEIDRQVGKYQPASDRIRHFREFTIPMSDPEVQKQAARCMDCGIPYCHGPTGCPVHNQIPDWNDLVYNNNWEEAIRNLHSTNNFPEFTGRVCPAPCEEACTLNLEDAPVAIKTVEQAIADKAYELGFIRPQPATVHTGKKVAIIGSGPAGLAAAQQLGRAGHDVHVYERESKAGGLLRYGIPDFKMEKNFIDRRVEQMTGEGVTFHYGANVGVDLPVEQLLAEHDAVLYCGGSETPRESGVPGTELFGVHDAMPYLVQQNRRIGRENIDSVGWPSDPILAGGKHVVVVGGGDTASDCVGTAFRQGAVRVTQLDIRPQPPEKEDKLAVWPFWATKMRTSSSQAEGAVREFQVATLEFIGEDGVLTGVKCCEVDDKRKPIAGTEFVIRADLAFIAIGFRGPFADGVLKEMEGKMTVNTDRRGSTNVVANDKDYRTSVDKLWTAGDVRRGQSLVVWAIREGRQAARAIDEALMGSTVLPA
- a CDS encoding antitoxin — its product is MNERVNEPDEGVGVTVSIFKNGRSRAVRIPKEFEFEGDRAILVRQPDGSILMRTAVTAGLINYLQQAEAWDGEDFLIGHDDEEPLREVDL
- a CDS encoding outer membrane beta-barrel protein encodes the protein MAIGKDKAADHSRSVTAYAVTAALGCGLLMAPMQSAAQAVNQAATATTPVAVDPNAPVTPTTDTGGTATATATATATTSDARTTDADARPNPRLVFDAPDTLRTGSILDDDIGRVNMRGSDLNSLRSKAKPTDDQQLGIKLGTFTLRPSVNQSYNVETNKGGGTNDHRTYLQSDFENTLTSDWDRHQLTITGNGIWQRNVSGTGEEQPSINLGADLRLDLAEQTTAHLTGGYKFFREDTDDPNALSGATKQSNVNEYDLGASIERDFGLLRGTTAVTLARTVYSDATLADGTLVSLSDRNQTAGTWRGRIGYELSPALIPFLEVQVGKALYDDKRDSAGYERSNSSYGAKAGVQLDLGEKLRGELGIGYQHTGFDDARLASIDSPTVDGSIAWSPQRGTDVSLGFATTVQPSTTAGESGYVAYQLTGTVAHQIRDTVTGKITGGTTWRNYTDGSTTRDQQVYDAALGLTWGINRYLDMTSNIGYELTTQNSGDDTRQFRAGLGLTVKR
- a CDS encoding lytic murein transglycosylase, with the translated sequence MTQARKHSFSSLSLAVALGVFAGLAPHNAFADTGFRKWITGFYDTAEKSGISKATYQRAFAGVNDPDPTVLEKAGSQAEFTTQIWDYMDSRVNPYTVEVGRKMASKYGTTLRTIEKQYGVDRNILLAIWSMESNYGAVLEKDERLHYVPRALATLAYADRKRAKYARTQLIAALKILQRGEVSPDNLTGSWAGAMGHTQFIPTSYLLYAVDEDGNGRRDIWHSVPDALATSANLLMKNGWQTGKTWGYEVVVPKGGSAQAGKTHTLKEWAALGFTRPDGKAFRLATDRAQLKMPGGANGPGFLMTNNFFTIKRYNAADSYAIAVGMLADEIAGYGGMRQSWPRPSGALNVKEKFELQTRLKSLGYYDGIVDGNFGSGSKAAIAAVQGRLGLGADGEPSMELLKALRR
- a CDS encoding nucleoside 2-deoxyribosyltransferase — protein: MALKLYLAGPEVFLPNAREILDAKAEMTRAYGFEPICPGDISIEPAPTRHEFGLKISAVDEDMMNRADGVIANLTPFRGIAADVGTAFELGYMCAQGKLVAAYTNITANHFARTSDYYGGDVSEGADGRKRGPDGMSLEDFEMIENLMLHGGIERRGGHIALHAADAGRLYSDLTAFEACLVALAGRSKT